Within Mytilus edulis chromosome 10, xbMytEdul2.2, whole genome shotgun sequence, the genomic segment ctcagattactggcactacagtcgatacaacaacaggcacaattcaaagtacaacctcgccagtgaccagcacagaaggtacaaccgtgtctcagactactggaactacagtatcaagcaccgaaggtaccactgtctcacagactactggaacgtcagctgagacaacgacaggcacaattgcaactaccacctcgcctgtgaccagcaccgaaggtacaaccgtgtctcaaacttctggcactacagtttcaagcaccgaaggtacaactgcctcacagactactggcactacagtcgataaaacaacaggcacaattcaaagtacaacatcgccagtgaccagcacagaaggtacaaccgtgtctcagactactggcactacagtatcaagcaccgaaggtaccactgtctcacagactactggaacgtcagctgagacaacgacaggcacaattgcaactaccacctcgcctgtgaccagcaccgaaggtacaaccgtgtctcaaacttctggcactacagtttcaagcaccgaaggtacaactgtctcacagactactggcactacagtcgatacaacaacaggcacaattcaaagtacaacctcgccagtgaccagcacagaaggtacaaccgtgtctcagactactggcactacagtatcaagcaccgaaggtaccactgtctcacagactactggaacgtcagctgagacaacgacaggcacaattgcaactaccacctcgcctgtgaccagcaccgaaggtacaaccgtgtctcaaacttctggcactacagtttcaagcaccgaaggtacaactgtctcacagactactggcactacagtcgatacaacaacaggcacaattcaaagtacaacctcgccagtgaccagcacagaaggtacaacagtgtctcagactactggcactacagtatcaagcaccgaaggtaccactgtctcacagactactggaactacagctgagacaacgacaggcacaattgcaactaccacctcgcctgtgaccagcaccgaaggtacaaccgtgtctcaaacttctggcactacagtttcaagcaccgaaggtacaactgtctcacagcctactggcactacagtcgatacaacaacaggcacaattcaaagtacaacctcgccagtgaccagcacagaaggtacaaccgtgtctcagactactggcactacagtatcaagcaccgaaggtaccactgtctcacagactactggaactacagctgagacaacgacaggcacaattgcaactaccacctcgcctgtgaccagcaccgaaggtacaacagtgtctcaaacttctggcactacagtttcaagcaccgaaggtacaactgtctcacagactactggcactacagtcgatacaacaacaggcacaattcaaagtacaacctcgccagtgaccagcacagaaggtacaaccgtgtctcagactactggcactacagtatcaagcaccgaaggtaccactgtctcacagactacaggaactacagctgagacaacaacaggcacaattgcaactaccacctcgcctgtgaccagcaccgaaggtacaaccgtgtctcaaacttctggcactacagtatcaagcaccgaaggtaccattGTCTCaaagactactggaactacagctgagacaacgacaggcacaattgcaactaccacctcgcctgtgaccagcaccgaaggtacaaccgtgtctcaaacttctggcaatacagtttcaagcaccgaaggtacaactgtctcacagactactggcactacagtcgatacaacaacaggcacaattcaaagtacaacctcgccagtgaccagcacagaaggtacaaccgtgtctcagactactggcactacagtatcaagcaccgaaggtaccactgtctcacagactactggaactacagctgagacaacgacaggcacaattgcaactaccacctcgcctgtgaccagcaccgaaggtacaaccgtgtctcaaacttctggcactacagtttcaagcaccgaaggtacaactgtctcacagactactggtactacagtcgatacaacaacaggcacaattcaaagtacaacctcgccagtgaccagcacagaaggtacaaccgtgtctcagactactggcactacagtatcaagcaccgagggtaccactgtctcacaaactactggaactacagctgagacaacgacaggcacaattgcaactaccacctcgcctgtgaccagcaccaaaggaacaaccgtgtctcaaacttctggcacaaCCGTGTCAAGcactgaaggtacaactgtctcacagactactggcaccacagtcgatacaacaacaggcacaattcaaagtacaacctcgcctgtgaccagcgcagaaggtacaaccgtgtctcaaactacTGGCACTACAGAATCAatcaccgaaggtaccactgtctcacaaactactggaactacagctgagacaacgacaggcacaattgcaactaccacctcgcctgtgaccagtaccgaaggaacaaccgtgtctcaaacgtctggcactaccgtttcaagcaccgaaggtacaactgtctcacagactactggcactacagtcgatacaacaacaggcacaattcaaagtacaacctcgccagtgaccagcacagaaggtacaaccgtgtctcagactactggcactacagtatcaagcaccgaaggtaccactgtctcacatactactggaactacagctgagacaacgacaggcacaattgcaactaccacctcgcctgtgaccagcaacgaaggtacaaccgtgtctcaaacttctggcactacagtttcaagcaccgaaggtacaactgtctcacagactactggcactacagtcgatacaacaacaggcacaattcaaagtacaacctcgccagtgaccagcacagaaggtacaaccgtgtctcagactactggcactacagtatcaagcaccgaaggtaccactgtttCCCAGACTACTGAAACgtcagctgagacaacgacaggcacaattgcaactaccacctcgcctgtgaccagcaccgaaggtacaaccgtgtctcaaacttctggcactacagtttcaagcaccgaaggtacaactgcctcacagactactggcactacagtcgataaaacaacaggcacaattcaaagtacaacctcgccagtgaccagcaccgaaggtacaaccgtgtctcagactactggcactacagtatcaagcaccgaaggtaccactgtctcacagactactggaacgtcagctgagacaacgacaggcacaattgcaacacccacctcgcctgtgaccagcaccgaaggtacaaccgtgtctcaaacttctggcactacagtttcaagcaccgaaggtacaactgtctcacagactactggcactacagtcgatacaacaacaggcacaattcaaagtacaacctcgccagtgaccagcacagaaggtacaacagtgtctcagactactggcactacagtatcaagcaccgaaggtaccactgtctcacagactactggaactacagctgagacaacgacaggcacaattgcaactaccacctcgcctgtgaccagcaccgaaggtacaaccgtatctcaaacttctggcactacagtttcaagcaccgaaggtacaactgtctcacagactactggcactacagtcgatacaacaacaggcacaattcaaagtacaacctcgccagtgaccagcacagaaggtacaaccgtgtctcagactactggcactacagtatcaagcaccgaaggtaccactgtctcacagactactggaacgtcagctgagacaacgacaggcacaattgcaactaccacctcgcctgtgaccagcaccgaaggtacaaccgtgtctcaaacttctggcactacagtttcaagcaccgaaggtacaactgtctcacagactactggcactacagtcgatacaacaacaggcacaattcaaagtacaacctcgccagtgaccagcacagaaggtacaacagtgtctcagactactggcactacagtatcaagcaccgaaggtaccactgtctcacagactactggaactacagctgagacaacgacaggcacaattgcaactaccacctcgcctgtgaccagcaccgaaggtacaaccgtgtctcaaacttctggcactacagtttcaagcaccgaaggtacaactgtctcacagactaatggcactacagtcgatacaacaacaggcacaattcaaagtacaacctcgccagtgaccagcacagaaggtacaaccgtgtctcagactactggcactacagtatcaagcaccgaaggtaccactgtctcacagactactggaactacagctgagacaacgacaggcacaattgcaactatcacctcgcctgtgaccagcaccgaaggtacaaccgtgtctcaaacttctggcactacagtttcaagcaccgaaggtacaactgtctcacagactactggcactacagtcgatacaacaacaggcacaattcaaagtacaacctcgccagtgaccagcacagaaggtacaaccgtgtctcagactactggcactacagtatcaagcaccgaaggtaccactgtctcacagactactggaactacagctgagacaacgacaggcacaattgcaactaccatctcgcctgtgaccagcaccgaaggtacaaccgtgtctcaaacttctggcactacagtttcaagcaccgaaggtacaactgtctcacagactactggcactacagtcgatacaacaacaggcacaattcaaagtacaacctcgccagtgaccagcacagaaggtacaaccgtgtctcagactactggcactacagtatcaagcaccgaaggtaccactgtctcacagactactggaacgtcagctgagacaacgacaggcacaattgcaactaacacctcgcctgtgaccagcaccgaaggtacaaccgtgtctcaaacttctggcactacagtttcaagcaccgaaggtacaactgccTCACAGACTACTGACACTACAGTCGATaaaacaacaggcacaattcaaagtacaacctcgccagtgaccagcacagaaggtacaaccgtgtctcagactactggcactgcagtatcaagcaccgaaggtaccactgtctcacagactactggaacgtcagctgagacaacgacaggcacaattgcaactaccacctcgcctgtgaccagcaccgaaggtacaaccgtgtctcaaacttctggcactacagtttcaagcaccgaaggtacaactgtctcacagactactggcactacagtcgatacaacaacaggcacaattcaaagtacaacctcgccagtgaccagcacagaaggtacaaccgtgtctcagactactggcactacagtatcaagcaccgaaggtaccattgtctcacagactactggaactacagctgagacaacgacaggcacaattgcaactaccacctcgcctgtgaccagcaccgaaggtacaaccgtatctcaaacttctggcactacagtttcaagcaccgaaggttcaactgtctcacagactactggcactacagtcgatacaacaacaggcacaattcaaagtacaacctcgccagtgaccagcacagaaggtacaaccgtgtttcagactactggcactacagtatcaagcaccgaaggtaacactgtctcacagactactggaacttcagctgagacaacgacaggcacaattgcaactaccacctcgcctgtgaccagcaccgaaggtacaaccgtgtctcaaacttctggcactacagtttcaagcaccgaaggtacaactgtctcacagactactggcactacagtcgatacaacaacaggcacaattcaaagtacaacctcgccagtgaccagcacagaaggtacaaccgtgtctcagaccactggcactacagtatcaagcaccgaaggtaccactgtctcacagactactggaactacagctgagacaacgacaggcacaattgcaactaccacctcgcctgtgaccagcaccgaaggtacaaccgtgtctcaaacttctggcactacagtttcaagcaccgaaggtataactgtctcacagactactggcactacagtcgatacaacaacaggcacaattcaaagtacaacctcgccagtgaccagcacagaaggtacaaccgtgtctcagactactggcactacagtatcaagcaccgaaggtaccactgtctcacagactactggaacgtcagctgagacaacgacaggcacaattgcaactaccacctcgcctgtgaccagcaccgaaggtacaaccgtgtctcaaacttctggcactacagtttcaagcaccgaaggtacaactgtctcacagactactggcactacagtcgatacaacaacaggcacaattcaaagtacaacctcgccagtgaccagcacagaaggtacaaccgtgtctcagactactggcattacagtatcaagcaccgaaggtaccactgtctcacagactactggaactacagttgagacaacgacaggcacaattgaaactaccacctcgcctgtgaccagcaccgaaggtacaaccgtgtctcaaacttctggcactacagtttcaagcaccgaaggtacaactgtctcacagactactggcactacagtcgatacaacaacaggcacaattcaaagtacaacctcgccagtgaccagcacagaaggtacaaccgtttctcagactactggcactacagtatcaagcaccgaaggtaccactgtctcacagactactggaactacagctgagacaacgacaggcacaattgcaactaccacctcgcctgtgaccagcacagaaggtacaaccgtgtctcaaacttctggcactacagtttcaagcaccgaaggtacaactgtctcacagactactggcactacagtcgatacaacaacaggcacaattcaaagtacaacctcgccagtgaccagcacagaaggtacgaccgtgtctcagactactggcactacagtatcaagcaccgaaggtaccactgtctcacagactactggaactacagctgagacaacgacaggcacaattgcaactaccacctcgcctgtgaccagcacagaaggtacaaccgtgtctcaaacttctggcactacagtttcaagcaccgaaggtacaactgtctcacagactactggcactacagtcgatacaacaacaggcacaattcaaagtaccacctcgccagtgaccagcacagacggtacaaccgtgtctcagactactggcactacagtatcaagcactgaaggtaccactgtctcacagactactgacactacagtcgatacaacaacaggcacaattcaaagtacaacctcgccagtgaccagcacagacggtacaaccgtgtctcagactactggcactacagtatcaagcaccgaaggtaccactgtctcacagactactggaactacagctgagacaacgacaggcacaattgcaactatcacctcgcctgtgaccagcaccgaaggtacaaccgtgtctcaaacttctggcactacagtttcaagcaccgaaggtacaactgtctcacagactactggcactacagtcgatacaacaacaggcacaattcaaagtacaacctcgccagtgaccagcacagaaggtacaaccgtgtctcagactactggcactacagtatcaagcaccgaaggtaccactgtctcacagactactggaactacagctgagacaacgacaggcacaattgcaactaccatctcgcctgtgaccagcaccgaaggtacaaccgtgtctcaaacttctggcactacagtttcaagcaccgaaggtacaactgtctcacagactactggcactacagtcgatacaacaacaggcacaattcaaagtacaacctcgccattgaccagcacag encodes:
- the LOC139492801 gene encoding pneumococcal serine-rich repeat protein-like, yielding MSGTTVSSTEGTTVSQTTGTTVDTTTGTIQSTTPPVTSTEGTTVSQTTGTTVSSTEGTTVSQTTGTTAETTTGTVATTTSPVTSTEGTTVSQTSGTTVSSTEGTTVSQTTGTTVDTTTGTIQSTTSPVTSTEGTTVSQTTGTTVSSTEGTTVSQTTGTTAETTTGTIATTTSPVTSTEGTTVSQTSGTTVSSTEGTTVSQTTGTTVDTTTGPIQSTTSPVTSTEGTTVSQTTGTTVSSTEGTTVSQTTGTTAETTTGTIATTTSPVTSTEGTTVSQTSGTTVSSTEGTTVSQTTGTTVDTTTGTIQSTTSPVTSTEGTTVSQTTGTTVSSTEGTTVSQTTGTTAQTTTGTIATTTSPVTSTEGTTLSQTSGTTVSSTEGTTVSQTTSTTVDTTTGTLQTTTSPVTNTEAEPITGLQTTGTTVDTTTGTIQSTTSPVTSTEGTTVSQTTGTTVSSTEGTTVSQTTGNTAEKTTGTIATTTSPVTSTEGTTVSQTSGTTVSSTEGTTVSQTTGTTVDTTTGPIQDTTSPVTSTEGTTVSQTTGTTVSSTEGTTVSQTTGTTAETTTGTIATTTSPVTSTEGTTVTQTSGTTVSTTEGTTVSQTTGTTVDTTTGTIQSTTSPVTSTEGTTVSQTTGTTVSSTKGTTVSQTTGTSAETTTGTIATTTSPVTSTEGTTVSQTSGTTVSSTEGTTVSQTTGTTVDTTTGTIQSTTSPVTSTEGTTVSQTTGTTVSSTEGTTVSQTTGTSAETTTGTIATTTSPVTSNEGTTVSQTSGTTVSSTEGTTVSQTTGTTVDTTTGTIQSTTSPVTSTEGTTVSQTTGTTVSSTEGTTVSQTTGTTAETTTGTIATTTSPVTSTEGTTVSQTSGTTVSSTEGTTVSRTTGTTVDTTTGTIQSTTSPVTSTEGTTVSQTTGTTVSSTEGTTVPETTGTSAETTTGTIATTTSPVTSTEGTTVSQTSGTTVSSTEGTTVSQTTGTTVDTTTGTIQSTTSPVTSTEGTTVSQTTGTTVSSTEGTTVSQTTGTSAETTTGTIATTTSPVTSTEGTTVSQTSGTTVSSTEGTTVSQTTGTTVDTTTGTIQSTTSPVTSTEGTTVSQTTGTTVSSTEGTTVSQTTGTSAETTTGTIATTTSPVTSTEGTTVSQTSGTTVSSTEGTTVSQTTGTTVDTTTGTIQSTTSPVTSTEGTTVSQTTGTTVSSTEGTTVSQTTGTTAETTTGTIATTTSPVTSNEGTTVSQTSGTTVSSTEGTTVSQITGTTVDTTTGTIQSTTSPVTSTEGTTVSQTTGTTVSSTEGTTVSQTTGTSAETTTGTIATTTSPVTSTEGTTVSQTSGTTVSSTEGTTASQTTGTTVDKTTGTIQSTTSPVTSTEGTTVSQTTGTTVSSTEGTTVSQTTGTSAETTTGTIATTTSPVTSTEGTTVSQTSGTTVSSTEGTTVSQTTGTTVDTTTGTIQSTTSPVTSTEGTTVSQTTGTTVSSTEGTTVSQTTGTSAETTTGTIATTTSPVTSTEGTTVSQTSGTTVSSTEGTTVSQTTGTTVDTTTGTIQSTTSPVTSTEGTTVSQTTGTTVSSTEGTTVSQTTGTTAETTTGTIATTTSPVTSTEGTTVSQTSGTTVSSTEGTTVSQPTGTTVDTTTGTIQSTTSPVTSTEGTTVSQTTGTTVSSTEGTTVSQTTGTTAETTTGTIATTTSPVTSTEGTTVSQTSGTTVSSTEGTTVSQTTGTTVDTTTGTIQSTTSPVTSTEGTTVSQTTGTTVSSTEGTTVSQTTGTTAETTTGTIATTTSPVTSTEGTTVSQTSGTTVSSTEGTIVSKTTGTTAETTTGTIATTTSPVTSTEGTTVSQTSGNTVSSTEGTTVSQTTGTTVDTTTGTIQSTTSPVTSTEGTTVSQTTGTTVSSTEGTTVSQTTGTTAETTTGTIATTTSPVTSTEGTTVSQTSGTTVSSTEGTTVSQTTGTTVDTTTGTIQSTTSPVTSTEGTTVSQTTGTTVSSTEGTTVSQTTGTTAETTTGTIATTTSPVTSTKGTTVSQTSGTTVSSTEGTTVSQTTGTTVDTTTGTIQSTTSPVTSAEGTTVSQTTGTTESITEGTTVSQTTGTTAETTTGTIATTTSPVTSTEGTTVSQTSGTTVSSTEGTTVSQTTGTTVDTTTGTIQSTTSPVTSTEGTTVSQTTGTTVSSTEGTTVSHTTGTTAETTTGTIATTTSPVTSNEGTTVSQTSGTTVSSTEGTTVSQTTGTTVDTTTGTIQSTTSPVTSTEGTTVSQTTGTTVSSTEGTTVSQTTETSAETTTGTIATTTSPVTSTEGTTVSQTSGTTVSSTEGTTASQTTGTTVDKTTGTIQSTTSPVTSTEGTTVSQTTGTTVSSTEGTTVSQTTGTSAETTTGTIATPTSPVTSTEGTTVSQTSGTTVSSTEGTTVSQTTGTTVDTTTGTIQSTTSPVTSTEGTTVSQTTGTTVSSTEGTTVSQTTGTTAETTTGTIATTTSPVTSTEGTTVSQTSGTTVSSTEGTTVSQTTGTTVDTTTGTIQSTTSPVTSTEGTTVSQTTGTTVSSTEGTTVSQTTGTSAETTTGTIATTTSPVTSTEGTTVSQTSGTTVSSTEGTTVSQTTGTTVDTTTGTIQSTTSPVTSTEGTTVSQTTGTTVSSTEGTTVSQTTGTTAETTTGTIATTTSPVTSTEGTTVSQTSGTTVSSTEGTTVSQTNGTTVDTTTGTIQSTTSPVTSTEGTTVSQTTGTTVSSTEGTTVSQTTGTTAETTTGTIATITSPVTSTEGTTVSQTSGTTVSSTEGTTVSQTTGTTVDTTTGTIQSTTSPVTSTEGTTVSQTTGTTVSSTEGTTVSQTTGTTAETTTGTIATTISPVTSTEGTTVSQTSGTTVSSTEGTTVSQTTGTTVDTTTGTIQSTTSPVTSTEGTTVSQTTGTTVSSTEGTTVSQTTGTSAETTTGTIATNTSPVTSTEGTTVSQTSGTTVSSTEGTTASQTTDTTVDKTTGTIQSTTSPVTSTEGTTVSQTTGTAVSSTEGTTVSQTTGTSAETTTGTIATTTSPVTSTEGTTVSQTSGTTVSSTEGTTVSQTTGTTVDTTTGTIQSTTSPVTSTEGTTVSQTTGTTVSSTEGTIVSQTTGTTAETTTGTIATTTSPVTSTEGTTVSQTSGTTVSSTEGSTVSQTTGTTVDTTTGTIQSTTSPVTSTEGTTVFQTTGTTVSSTEGNTVSQTTGTSAETTTGTIATTTSPVTSTEGTTVSQTSGTTVSSTEGTTVSQTTGTTVDTTTGTIQSTTSPVTSTEGTTVSQTTGTTVSSTEGTTVSQTTGTTAETTTGTIATTTSPVTSTEGTTVSQTSGTTVSSTEGITVSQTTGTTVDTTTGTIQSTTSPVTSTEGTTVSQTTGTTVSSTEGTTVSQTTGTSAETTTGTIATTTSPVTSTEGTTVSQTSGTTVSSTEGTTVSQTTGTTVDTTTGTIQSTTSPVTSTEGTTVSQTTGITVSSTEGTTVSQTTGTTVETTTGTIETTTSPVTSTEGTTVSQTSGTTVSSTEGTTVSQTTGTTVDTTTGTIQSTTSPVTSTEGTTVSQTTGTTVSSTEGTTVSQTTGTTAETTTGTIATTTSPVTSTEGTTVSQTSGTTVSSTEGTTVSQTTGTTVDTTTGTIQSTTSPVTSTEGTTVSQTTGTTVSSTEGTTVSQTTGTTAETTTGTIATTTSPVTSTEGTTVSQTSGTTVSSTEGTTVSQTTGTTVDTTTGTIQSTTSPVTSTDGTTVSQTTGTTVSSTEGTTVSQTTDTTVDTTTGTIQSTTSPVTSTDGTTVSQTTGTTVSSTEGTTVSQTTGTTAETTTGTIATITSPVTSTEGTTVSQTSGTTVSSTEGTTVSQTTGTTVDTTTGTIQSTTSPVTSTEGTTVSQTTGTTVSSTEGTTVSQTTGTTAETTTGTIATTISPVTSTEGTTVSQTSGTTVSSTEGTTVSQTTGTTVDTTTGTIQSTTSPLTSTEGTTVSQTTGTTVSSTEGTTVSQTTGTSAETTTGTIATNISPVTSTEGTTVSQTSGTTVSSTEGTTALQTTDTTVDKTTGTIQSTTSPVTSTEGTTVSQTTGTAVSSTEGTTVSQTTGTSAETTTGTIATTTSPVTSTEGTTVSQTSGTTVSSTEGTTVSQTTGTTVDTTTGTIQSTTSPVTSTEGTTVSQTTGTTVSSTEGTIVSQTTGTTAETTTGTIATTTSPVTSTEGTTVSQTSGTTVSSTEGSTVSQTTGTTVDTTTGTIQSTTSPVTSTEGTTVFQTTGTTVSSTEGNTVSQTTGTSAETTTGTIATTTSPVTSTEGTTVSQTSGTTVSSTEGTTVSQTTGTTVDTTTGTIQSTTSPVTSTEGTTVSQTTGTTVSSTEGTTVSQTTGTTAETTTGTIATTTSPVTSTEGTTVSQTSGTTVSSTEGITVSQTTGTTVDTTTGTIQSTTSPVTSTEGTTVSQTTGTTVSSTEGTTVSQTTGTSAETTTGTIATTTSPVTSTEGTTVSQTSGTTVSSTEGTTVSQTTGTTVDTTTGTIQSTTSPVTSTEGTTVSQTTGITVSSTEGTTVSQTTGTTVETTTGTIETTTSPVTSTEGTTVSQTSGTTVSSTEGTTVSQTTGTTVDTTTGTIQSTTSPVTSTEGTTVSQTTGTTVSSTEGTTVSQTTGTTAETTTGTIATTTSPVTSTEGTTVSQTSGTTVSSTEGTTVSQTTGTTVDTTTGTIQSTTSPVTSTEGTTVSQTTGTTVSSTEGTTVSQTTGTTAETTTGTIATTTSPVTSTEGTTVSQTSGTTVSSTEGTTVSQTTGTTVDTTTGTIQSTTSPVTSTDGTTVSQTTGTTVSSTEGTTVSQTTDTTVDTTTGTIQSTTSPVTSTDGTTVSQTIGTTVSSTEGTTVSQTTGTTAETTTGTIATTTSPVTSTEGTTVSQTSGTTISSTEGTTASQTTGTTVDTTTGTIQSSIESTITPVISTEDTAISQTTSTSSEPTTGTIVITTSPVTIVEGTTVSQHILQ